A region of the bacterium genome:
GGGAGCGAAAAAAACTCCTAAATTTCAAAGTTGCATCTATGGATTGGGCGGCAGAGATGTGAGTTTGGAAGATGTTGGAAAGATTTACGCGGATTTACAAAAAGGTAAGATTGACAATAAAATAAAATATATCGGATTAAGGTAAAACCTATGTCATATTTTTTATCTTTGTTTATCTTTGCCTTTTCTTTATTTTTTCTTTATAGATTTTGGTTTTTGCGGAACCCCAAGCGAACGATACCTGCGGGCGACAATATCGTGTCTCCGGCGGATGGAAAGATCGTAAAAATAATAAAATATGATCACGGAAAAGATCTTGAGATCCGGGAAAATAAATTAGGCAAGGTTCTGGTCAAGACCAAGGACGTATCGCCGCGGGGCTGGCTTATTGTGATAATGATGAATATACACAATATGCACCGCCAAAAAGCGCCGCTTGACGGAGAGATACTTTCGATCAAATATTCCAAAGGAAAATTCTTTAATGCCATACACAAAGCCCATAATATGCGCGCGTCTTTGGAGAATGAAAATAATGAGATTTTAATAAAAACCGCCATTGGTAATATTAAGGTGATCCAGGTGGCGGGAGTGATGGCTAAAAAAATAGTTTGCGCGGTAGAAGAAGGGCAAAAAGTTGTCAAGGGAGATGCGCTTGGCTTGATAAAATTAGGCAGTCAGGTTATTTTAGTCCTGCCCGCCTCGACTGCAGGCGAGGCTGAAGACAATATTGAGTTGAAAGTTAAGGAAAAAGATAAAGTTAAAGCCGGTTCCAGCATTATCGCTGAAATTAAAACAATTGAAAAAGGCATTTTTGATTGGTGAAAGGCTGTATAAAAAATAATTTTTACCCGGTTAAGAACCGATTTTTTGCTTTATTTAAGCGATAATTATGCATCATTCTTGACATTTTTAAAAATTTAGCATATAATATAAAGTTATGTTTTAAAATTGTTCTTTCAAAACACATACAATAAATTTTACCTCGCGTAATCAGTTATTAAAATACTTAATGATTGTTTAAGCGAGGTAATAAACAAAAAGATTACCAAGCGAAAAGAAAAAATAAAAGAAAAGGTGATTAAAGTGGTAAAAAGAAGAAAACTAGAAAGCCTGGTAGCAAAAGACGATATCAGATATGACTGGAAGAATTTTTTTGATTTAACGGTGGTAATCGTTGAATCAAATCGCCCATTAAGCGTAAGCAGGGTTGCGAATTCTTTTTCGCCGGAAGGGCAAAATCCGGATTTGATGGTTCTCGTCAATCCGCTGGAAAAAATTTATACGATTAAATCAAATCGTATAAAAGCAAATGAGCTTTCCGCACTTAAATTATTGGGCGGACTGACGCACGAGTTGAATCTCAGCGATGAAACTGCAGTGTGTGGAGGAACAAAATGGGTATTGAATAAAGAGACAGGAACGATATACAGTCCTAATCACGGATTTAAATCTTCTTTAAGCTTAAAAGAAGTAATAATAGTGATAGGGATGAAACAGTATTTCCGGGAAATAAAAAAACTGCGGAATACTATATTTCTGCCGTCACCTGGCCAGGTGGATGCCACAGAAAGCATCCGAATGGCGTTAGAAAAAACGCCGGGAGAAATGCCAATCGGCGGTAAGATTGAGGTAATTAAGGGAAAAGCTAAGATTACCTTAAGGGGTTCATTGTGAGCCCTTATTTTTTTTGGCTTGACTTTATTTTTCTATTCGCTATAATATATTTATACGATTGACTGCCTTATTGAATGAACTGATTTTTTTGGAAGCCCGAGTGATCGGGCTCATTTTAAAAAAATGCTTTCCGTTTCCAATAGGGTAAACTTAATTAATAAGCAATAAATACGAAAATTATGTTAGATCAAAAACAATTCGCTTTGGCTATCAACCAGATCGCCGAAGAAAAAGGCATCGCAAAAGATGAGATTTTCAAAGTAATTGAAGCGGCATTGGCCGCTGCCTATAAGAAAGACTACGGCAAAAAAAGCCAGATCATCCGCGTTAAATTTAATCCGGAGACAGGCGATATAAAAGTTTCCCAGATCAAACAGGTGGTGCCTGACGATATTGAAGAAGAAGCTGAAGCTATCGCTACCGGCGAAACTTTTCAAACTGCTTTAAAGATAGAATCGGAAAGAGCGATCATCAATAAAGCGGCTAGAGACGAAAAAAACTCCGTGCCGGGCGCAGAATTCGGCGAAGAGCAAATAAAGATAAGATATAATCCCGATAAACACATAAAACTCAGCGAAGCGCGATTGATCAAACCGGACGCGAAACTGGAAGATGAGATCGAGAATGAAATGCCTTCCAAGTCCGATTTCGGCAGAATCGCATCGCAAACCGCCAAGCAAGTGATCATTCAAAGGATCCGAGAAGTGGAACGCTCGGTGATCTTCAATGAATTTAAAAAACACGAAGGAGCGGTATTGATCGGAAGCGTACAGCGGGTTGAAATACTCCCGCCTTTCAAAGGTAGGGTTGTTTTTGTCGATATCAATAAGACCGTCGGCATTATTCCTCCGTCCGAACAAGTCATGCGCGAGAATTACAGAACCGGGCAAAGATTGAAGGTTTATGTGGTAAAAGTCAGCGAAACTCCCAAAGGACCGGAAATCATACTTTCCCGGACTCATAATGAATTGATAAAAAATCTTTTTACGCTTGAAGTTCCTGAAATTGCCGACAAATCCATCGAAATAAAAGCCATAAGCAGGGAAGCCGGCGATAGGTCAAAAATTGCCGTTACATCGAACGATCACAATATTGATCCGATTGGCGCTTGCGTCGGGCAAAAAGGAACCAGGGTTCAGGCGATCATGGAAGAAATTGGCGGTGAAAAGATTGATATCATCGAATGGAACAAGGATACGGCAAAATTCATTGCCAAGGCTTTAAGTCCGGCAAAAGTTTTGGCTGTAAAGATCGACGAAAAGAGCAAGTCAGCCGTAGCAAAAGTTATTCCCGAGCAATTATCGCTCGCTATCGGAAAACATGGCCAAAATGTCCGTCTGGCCTCAAAACTTACCGGCTATCGAATCGATGTGGTAGCTGGCACGCCGGAAGCGCCAAAAGAAGAAGCCTCGGAAGCGGCTAAGGAAGTAAAAGAAAAACCTGCCGAAAAAGAAAAAGAAACTAAGAAAGAAAAAACAAAAAAATCTGTTGTAGGCGAAGCGGTTGATGGCACGGAAAGCAAGCCGGTTAAAAAAGTCAAGGAAAAAAAAGAAAAAGTGAAGAAAGAGAAAAAGTAGAGCTGTCATAAGACAAAGCTCGCCAATTATTTTTGCTTGCCCGCTTCGACTCGACTCGAATCGAGGCGAGTATAGGGGTAACCCCTGAATCCCCTTGTACAATCAAAAATAAATTGGCTCGCTTTTAAGAGGTGCCAATATGTTTAATTAATAATTATTTTATTTAATATGCAGAATAAAACTATTT
Encoded here:
- the nusA gene encoding transcription termination factor NusA, with the translated sequence MLDQKQFALAINQIAEEKGIAKDEIFKVIEAALAAAYKKDYGKKSQIIRVKFNPETGDIKVSQIKQVVPDDIEEEAEAIATGETFQTALKIESERAIINKAARDEKNSVPGAEFGEEQIKIRYNPDKHIKLSEARLIKPDAKLEDEIENEMPSKSDFGRIASQTAKQVIIQRIREVERSVIFNEFKKHEGAVLIGSVQRVEILPPFKGRVVFVDINKTVGIIPPSEQVMRENYRTGQRLKVYVVKVSETPKGPEIILSRTHNELIKNLFTLEVPEIADKSIEIKAISREAGDRSKIAVTSNDHNIDPIGACVGQKGTRVQAIMEEIGGEKIDIIEWNKDTAKFIAKALSPAKVLAVKIDEKSKSAVAKVIPEQLSLAIGKHGQNVRLASKLTGYRIDVVAGTPEAPKEEASEAAKEVKEKPAEKEKETKKEKTKKSVVGEAVDGTESKPVKKVKEKKEKVKKEKK
- a CDS encoding phosphatidylserine decarboxylase produces the protein MSYFLSLFIFAFSLFFLYRFWFLRNPKRTIPAGDNIVSPADGKIVKIIKYDHGKDLEIRENKLGKVLVKTKDVSPRGWLIVIMMNIHNMHRQKAPLDGEILSIKYSKGKFFNAIHKAHNMRASLENENNEILIKTAIGNIKVIQVAGVMAKKIVCAVEEGQKVVKGDALGLIKLGSQVILVLPASTAGEAEDNIELKVKEKDKVKAGSSIIAEIKTIEKGIFDW